Proteins encoded together in one Planctomycetota bacterium window:
- a CDS encoding molybdopterin adenylyltransferase → MNASPARIGILTVSDRASRGEYADEGGPAIRAYLAEVLASPWEPLERVVPDDIDSIAATIRALADAGCCLIVTTGGTGPAPRDVTPEATERVCTKLLPGFGELMRKVSLDKVPTAILSRQTAGVCGGALVVNLPGRPRSIRECLEAVFPAIPYCIDLIHTGAPAPPRLETRPERLVAFRPKG, encoded by the coding sequence ATGAACGCTTCTCCGGCGCGCATCGGCATCCTCACCGTCTCCGACCGGGCCAGCCGCGGCGAGTATGCCGACGAAGGGGGCCCGGCGATCCGTGCCTACCTGGCCGAGGTGCTCGCCTCGCCGTGGGAGCCACTCGAGCGCGTCGTGCCCGACGACATCGATTCGATCGCGGCCACGATTCGGGCGCTGGCCGACGCCGGCTGCTGCCTGATCGTGACCACCGGCGGCACCGGCCCGGCGCCGCGCGACGTCACGCCGGAGGCGACCGAGCGGGTGTGCACCAAGCTCCTGCCGGGCTTCGGCGAGCTGATGCGGAAAGTGTCGCTCGACAAGGTGCCGACAGCGATCCTCTCGCGGCAGACCGCCGGCGTCTGTGGCGGGGCGCTGGTGGTGAATCTGCCGGGCCGGCCGCGGAGCATCCGCGAGTGCCTCGAAGCGGTCTTTCCCGCGATCCCCTACTGCATCGATCTGATCCACACCGGCGCCCCCGCGCCCCCGCGCCTCGAGACCCGCCCGGAAAGGCTCGTCGCCTTCCGTCCGAAGGGTTGA